The DNA sequence GAAAACATAAATCGGACGAACACCGGAAAGTGAAGCGAGCCTGATTGATGGTCGCATATAATCAGAAAAAACAAGGAATGTTCCGCCATATGGGGTTACTCCGCCGTACAAAGCCATTCCGTTTAATATTCCGCCCATTCCGTGTTCGCGAATTCCGAAGTGAAAATTTTTACCGCTTCTGTTTTCAGCAGAAAATTTTTCTGATTCTTTTATATAAGTGTTGTTAGATGGTTCAAGATCAGCTGAGCCCCCAATCAATGTCGGGAGATGTTTTGCAATTGCATTAATTACACTTCCAGATGCATTTCTTGTTGGAACACCTTCACCATATTTAGTAAAGGAGGGTAATGCTGCCAACCATTCATCGCCAAAATCATTATTGAATACTTTTACAAATTGCTCTGCTTCAGCAGGATATTTTTTCTTGTAGTTTTCGAATAGTTTGTTCCATTCATTTTCATAATTACTGAATGTGTTTTTCATTTTTCTGAAATGATCTGCAACTTCATCCGGTATATAGAAAAATTTGTTCTCGTCCCAGTCAAGATTTTTCTTTGTGGCTTTTACTTCATCCTCTCCAAGCGGTGATCCGTGAGCTGCAGAAGTATCCTGCTTCTTGGGACTTCCAAATCCAATGTGTGTTTTTGTAATTATTAATGTCGGTTTGGTAGTTTCCTTTTGTGCCTGCTCAACAGCTTTATCAATTTGTGGGAGATCGTTCACATCATCAACATTCAAAACCTGCCAGCTGTATGCTTCAAATCTTTTTTTGATATCTTCTGAAAAAGCAAGACTTGTTTTTCCATCGATAGTAATTCCATTATCATCATAAAAGAAAATTAATTTGCCGAGCTTCAAATGTCCTGCAAGCGAAGCTGCTTCGTGAGAAATTCCTTCCATCAAATCGCCGTCGCTGCAGATTCCGTAAATAAAGTGATCGAGAATTTTAATGTCATCCTTATTAAAAAGTGAACCAAGATATTCCTGTGCAATTGCCATTCCGACAGCATTTGAAAATCCTTGTCCGAGCGGACCGGTCGTAGTTTCAACACCGGGAGCTAAACCAAATTCAGGATGACCGGGAGTAATACTTTTCCATTGTCTGAAATTTTTCAAATCATCCATTGAAATTTTGTATCCGCAAAGATGAAGAATAGAATACAACAGCATACTTCCGTGTCCGGCAGAAAGAATAAACCTGTCCCGATTTTTCCAATCCGGGTTTTCAGGATTATGCTTCATAAACTTTGTATAAAGCCAATAAGCAATCGGTGCACAGCCCATCGGCATTCCGGGATGACCAGAGTTTGCTTTCTGAACCGCATCAACAGCAAGGAATCGTATTGTATTAATTGAGAGTTGAGATAAATCTTTTTCTGGCATTTGTTACTCCTGAATCACAAAATATTGTATAATTGAAGAAGGTAATTGAAACATAAAACTATTTAAGCCATAGGCTTATAAAAAGAAATGTTTGCCGTAATCTGTTCAAAAAGGGTCTAATCTTTAGTGAAAAATTACGGCTAATTTTGGGGAATTAAAAAAGAATCTTCGAGTAAGCAGTCAAAAAAAAATTATAAAAATTACTTCCTAAACTGCTTAATAAAATCTTCCACTTCCGGTAAACCGCCCTGGTAAATTAGATAGCCGTTGCTCGGTTCGCGTTCTGTAATTTCTCCGGCAATTGGTGTGAGCATAATATCTTTTACTTTTTGTGGATCATCGGTTTGTCCTAATGCCCAGCCAAGTTTTACATAAGCAACTTCGGGAAGCATATTTGCTGCGGGAATTACTCCAAGCTCCATCATATCTCTTCCGGTGTCGTAAACGTACATCTGCACATAACCCCACAGAGT is a window from the bacterium genome containing:
- the tkt gene encoding transketolase, which codes for MPEKDLSQLSINTIRFLAVDAVQKANSGHPGMPMGCAPIAYWLYTKFMKHNPENPDWKNRDRFILSAGHGSMLLYSILHLCGYKISMDDLKNFRQWKSITPGHPEFGLAPGVETTTGPLGQGFSNAVGMAIAQEYLGSLFNKDDIKILDHFIYGICSDGDLMEGISHEAASLAGHLKLGKLIFFYDDNGITIDGKTSLAFSEDIKKRFEAYSWQVLNVDDVNDLPQIDKAVEQAQKETTKPTLIITKTHIGFGSPKKQDTSAAHGSPLGEDEVKATKKNLDWDENKFFYIPDEVADHFRKMKNTFSNYENEWNKLFENYKKKYPAEAEQFVKVFNNDFGDEWLAALPSFTKYGEGVPTRNASGSVINAIAKHLPTLIGGSADLEPSNNTYIKESEKFSAENRSGKNFHFGIREHGMGGILNGMALYGGVTPYGGTFLVFSDYMRPSIRLASLSGVRPIYVFTHDSIGLGEDGPTHQPLEHLASLRAIPKVVVIRPADANETVEAWKVAIEHKGSPVALTLTRQKVPVLDRTKMSSAENLSKGAYILIQSENKPDVILMASGSEVSLAVEAFNQLQSEGINSRVVSFPSWELFELQSDEYKESVLPKSIKARISIEAGVKQGWEKYLGDYGEAISIEKFGASAPYEIIFKEYGFTKEAIVQKAKVLISKLKKD